A single Diceros bicornis minor isolate mBicDic1 chromosome 7, mDicBic1.mat.cur, whole genome shotgun sequence DNA region contains:
- the MYOD1 gene encoding myoblast determination protein 1 — translation MELLSPPLRDVDLTGPDGSLCNFATADDFYDDPCFDSPDLRFFEDLDPRLVHVGALLKPEEHSHFPATVHPAPGGREDEHVRAPSGHHQAGRCLLWACKACKRKTTNADRRKAATMRERRRLSKVNEAFETLKRCTSSNPNQRLPKVEILRNAIRYIEGLQALLRDQDAAPPGAAAAFYAPGPLPPGRGGEHYSGDSDASSPRSNCSDGMMDYSGPPSGARRRNCYDGTYYSEAHSEPRPGKSAAVSSLDCLSSIVERISTESPAAPALLLADAPPESSPGPQEAAAPSEGERGAPTPSPDAAPLCPAGANPNPIYQVL, via the exons ATGGAGCTGCTGTCGCCGCCGCTCCGCGACGTAGACCTGACTGGCCCCGATGGCTCTCTCTGCAACTTTGCCACAGCGGACGACTTCTACGATGACCCATGTTTCGACTCCCCGGACCTGCGTTTCTTCGAGGACCTGGACCCGCGCCTCGTGCACGTGGGCGCGCTCCTGAAGCCCGAGGAACACTCGCACTTTCCTGCGACCGTGCACCCGGCCCCGGGCGGGCGGGAGGATGAACATGTGCGCGCGCCCAGCGGGCACCACCAAGCGGGCCGCTGTCTATTGTGGGCTTGCAAGGCGTGCAAGCGCAAGACCACTAACGCCGACCGCCGCAAGGCGGCCACCATGCGCGAGCGGCGCCGCCTGAGCAAAGTCAACGAAGCCTTCGAGACGCTCAAGCGCTGCACGTCTAGCAACCCGAACCAGCGGCTGCCCAAGGTGGAGATCCTGCGCAACGCTATCCGCTATATCGAGGGCCTGCAGGCGCTGCTGCGCGACCAGGACGCCGCGCCCCCTGGCGCCGCCGCCGCCTTCTACGCGCCTGGCCCACTGCCCCCAGGCCGCGGCGGCGAGCACTACAGCGGCGACTCGGACGCGTCCAGCCCGCGCTCCAACTGCTCCGACGGCATG ATGGACTACAGCGGCCCCCCGAGCGGTGCGCGGCGGCGGAACTGCTACGACGGCACCTACTACAGCGAGGCGCACAGCG AACCCAGGCCCGGGAAGAGTGCTGCGGTGTCCAGCCTCGACTGCCTGTCCAGCATCGTGGAGCGCATCTCCACCGAGAGCCCCGCCGCGCCCGCGCTTCTGCTGGCCGATGCGCCGCCGGAGTCGTCTCCCGGCCCGCAAGAGGCGGCCGCCCCGAGCGAGGGCGAGCGCGgcgcccccaccccttcccccgaCGCCGCCCCGCTGTGCCCCGCGGGCGCGAACCCCAACCCGATCTACCAGGTGCTCTGA